One genomic region from Clostridium saccharobutylicum DSM 13864 encodes:
- a CDS encoding RpiB/LacA/LacB family sugar-phosphate isomerase — protein sequence MKIAMANDHAGYALKEEIKGYLESQGHEVIDFGTHNEEACDLPDYIYPATMAVAEGKADRGIFVDGVGYGSAMIANKVYGIYAAVCQDPFCASLAREHSDTNVLCIGGKIIGSAIAMETVKTWMTTDPITDVEKYTRRVNKVKEISEKHLKKLSEI from the coding sequence ATGAAAATAGCTATGGCGAATGATCATGCAGGATATGCTTTAAAGGAAGAAATAAAGGGTTACTTGGAATCACAAGGGCATGAAGTAATAGATTTTGGAACTCATAATGAAGAAGCTTGTGATTTGCCTGATTATATTTATCCAGCAACAATGGCAGTTGCAGAAGGAAAAGCTGATAGAGGAATTTTTGTTGATGGAGTTGGATATGGCAGTGCTATGATTGCAAACAAAGTATATGGAATATATGCAGCAGTTTGTCAAGATCCATTCTGTGCAAGTTTAGCACGTGAACATTCAGATACCAATGTTCTTTGTATTGGTGGAAAAATAATAGGTTCAGCAATAGCAATGGAAACTGTTAAGACATGGATGACTACTGATCCTATTACAGATGTTGAAAAATATACAAGACGTGTAAATAAAGTAAAAGAAATTTCCGAAAAACACTTAAAGAAATTATCTGAAATATAA
- the rpiA gene encoding ribose 5-phosphate isomerase A, which translates to MNDNDLKKICAQEAMKYIENNMIIGLGGGRSIGYLIENIKENKKLKVKVVTPSVKTKMICVENGVEVLHTCLVDKVDVAFDGCDQVDENLNALKSNGGIHTKEKLIANMASQYILLVDEGKVEKSLTFKFPVVLEILEDSLKYVERKVSELGGKPVVRSSGIKDGFTISDNGNILMDVTFNNVKDANKLNNELINICGVIETSLFTDVITKVIIAGEKGVRILSKN; encoded by the coding sequence ATGAATGATAACGATTTAAAAAAGATTTGTGCACAAGAGGCAATGAAATATATAGAAAACAATATGATAATAGGTCTTGGTGGAGGAAGAAGTATAGGATATCTAATAGAAAATATAAAAGAGAATAAAAAACTTAAGGTTAAAGTGGTTACCCCTTCAGTAAAAACGAAGATGATTTGTGTTGAAAACGGAGTAGAAGTTTTGCACACTTGTCTTGTGGATAAAGTTGACGTTGCATTTGATGGTTGTGACCAAGTTGATGAAAATTTAAATGCGTTGAAAAGCAATGGTGGAATTCATACTAAGGAAAAATTAATTGCTAATATGGCTAGTCAATATATACTTCTTGTTGATGAAGGAAAAGTTGAAAAGAGCTTAACATTTAAATTTCCTGTTGTTCTTGAGATTTTAGAAGATTCTTTAAAATATGTTGAAAGAAAAGTATCAGAGTTAGGTGGAAAACCTGTAGTTAGAAGTAGTGGAATAAAAGATGGTTTTACTATAAGTGATAATGGAAATATATTGATGGATGTAACATTCAACAATGTCAAGGATGCTAATAAACTTAATAATGAGTTAATAAATATTTGTGGAGTTATAGAGACATCATTATTTACTGATGTTATTACTAAAGTAATTATTGCTGGTGAAAAGGGTGTTAGAATATTATCTAAAAATTAA
- a CDS encoding Gfo/Idh/MocA family protein encodes MNKIKWAILGPGTIAKDFAKAITEVNGSIYAVGARTIEKAQKFSSDYNVEKIYGSYSEMLKDSEIDVVYISTPHSNHYEYIMKSLKNNKHVLCEKAITVNGDQLREIVKLARDKNLIVAEAMTIYHMPLYKKLRKFIDDGKLGKIKMIQVNFGSLKEYDVTNRFFSPDLAGGALLDIGTYALSFTRYFLSSQPQEILTTVKKFETGVDEQSGIILKNSDDEMAVVSLTMRAKQPKRGIVCGELGYITVENFPRADKATFTYPDGRVEVIEDGYTSRALVYEVEDMNKCIMNKSTNFTQLELSIDVMSIMDQVRNQWGLKYSFE; translated from the coding sequence ATGAATAAAATAAAATGGGCAATACTAGGACCTGGAACGATTGCGAAAGATTTTGCGAAAGCTATTACAGAAGTAAATGGAAGCATTTATGCAGTAGGTGCAAGAACTATTGAAAAAGCACAAAAGTTTTCAAGTGATTATAATGTAGAAAAAATTTATGGAAGTTATAGTGAAATGCTGAAAGATAGTGAAATAGATGTGGTTTATATATCAACACCACATTCCAATCATTATGAATATATAATGAAAAGTTTAAAAAACAATAAACATGTACTATGTGAAAAGGCTATAACTGTAAATGGAGATCAATTGAGAGAGATAGTTAAACTTGCAAGAGATAAAAATTTAATAGTAGCAGAAGCAATGACTATTTATCATATGCCTTTGTATAAGAAGTTACGTAAGTTTATTGATGATGGAAAGCTTGGAAAGATTAAAATGATTCAAGTAAATTTTGGAAGTTTAAAAGAATATGATGTTACAAATAGATTTTTTAGTCCAGATTTAGCCGGAGGAGCACTACTTGATATTGGTACTTATGCATTATCTTTTACAAGATATTTTCTTTCAAGTCAACCTCAAGAAATATTGACTACAGTAAAGAAATTTGAAACAGGAGTAGACGAACAATCAGGAATAATACTTAAAAATTCTGATGATGAAATGGCAGTTGTTTCGCTAACAATGAGAGCAAAACAACCTAAGAGGGGAATAGTATGTGGAGAATTAGGCTATATAACTGTTGAAAATTTCCCAAGAGCAGATAAAGCTACTTTTACTTATCCAGATGGAAGAGTTGAAGTTATAGAAGATGGTTATACTTCAAGAGCATTAGTTTATGAAGTCGAAGATATGAATAAGTGTATTATGAATAAAAGTACCAATTTTACTCAATTAGAGTTATCTATTGATGTTATGAGTATTATGGATCAAGTTAGAAATCAATGGGGATTAAAGTATTCTTTTGAGTAA
- a CDS encoding pyruvate carboxylase, translating to MGKKFKRVLVANRGEIAIRIFRACHELGIRTVAIYSEEDKYSLFRTKAHEAYLIGKNKGPVEAYLNMDEIIDLALKKDVDAIHPGYGFLSENAEFARRCEAAGIEFIGPKSEMMEQLGDKIKSKIVAKNVGVPVIPGVEKPIESEEEAIKVASDCGYPVMIKAAAGGGGRGMRIARSEKELVDAFRSAKNEAKKAFGIDDTFIEKYIEGPKHIEIQVLGDKYGNIVHLYERDCSIQRRHQKVIEFTPALSLTQEKREEICADALKIAKSVDYRSAGTLEFLVDMHGNHYFIEMNPRVQVEHTITEMTTGIDIVQSQILIAEGFRLDSDEIGIHSQADVKTRGYAIQCRVTTEDPANNFSPDNGKIDVYRSGAGFGIRLDGGNGFAGAIITPYYDSLLVKNTAYSRTFEDTIRKSIRAIKELTITGIKTNVDFLINVLNNEQFRKGECDTNFISDNPQLFDISPRTDEELRVLKFTGDIIVNKTKGNKKQYDVPVIPQIETLDALSGTKQILDEQGPDGLVKWVKDQKKLLLTDTTMRDAQQSLMATRVRSRDMINIAKATAAYGKDLFSLEMWGGATFDTAYRFLKESPWERLEELRKRIPNVMFQMLIRGANAVGYKNYPDNVIREFIKESANSGIDMFRIFDSLNWLKGIETSLDEVLKCGKVAEVALCYTGDILDTNRDKYNLKYYVDKAKEIEKMGAHILAIKDMSALLKPYAAKKLISALKDEISIPIHLHTHDTTGNGVATVLMAADAGVDIVDTTFNSMSGLTSQPALNSIVAALGNTNRDTGIDLSGIQKLSDYWDVVRPVYSEFESDLKSGSAEIYRFEIPGGQYSNLKPQVESFGLGHRFNDVKHMYKKVNDMLGDIIKVTPSSKMVGDMAIFMVQNDLTPENIYDKAKNMAFPDSIVSYFKGMMGQPEGGFPKKLQEIVLKGEEPITVRPGELLAPEDFDKIEKYLKDKYKFNPCKKDILSYALYPDVFEEYIKFVLEYGDVSRMGSDVYFHGLYEGETSEIEVGEGKTLIVQLIEIGKLDTDGNRTLDFEINGNRREIKIKDKTERITTNQNEDSTKMADTSSKLEVGASIPGNIIKVLVSEGQEVKEGESLVVIEAMKMETNIVAHADGIVDAIFAKEGEQVKTGQLLVKMK from the coding sequence TTGGGGAAAAAATTTAAAAGAGTATTAGTAGCTAACAGAGGTGAAATTGCTATAAGAATATTTAGAGCTTGCCATGAGCTTGGAATAAGAACTGTAGCGATATATTCAGAAGAAGATAAGTATTCTTTATTTAGAACTAAAGCTCATGAGGCATACCTAATTGGTAAAAATAAAGGGCCTGTAGAAGCTTATTTAAATATGGATGAAATTATTGACCTTGCATTGAAAAAAGATGTTGATGCGATACATCCAGGCTATGGTTTTCTATCTGAAAATGCTGAATTCGCAAGAAGATGTGAAGCTGCTGGAATAGAATTTATAGGACCAAAATCAGAGATGATGGAGCAGCTAGGAGACAAGATAAAATCTAAAATAGTTGCTAAAAATGTTGGTGTTCCAGTAATACCAGGAGTAGAGAAACCAATTGAATCAGAAGAAGAAGCAATTAAAGTAGCATCAGATTGTGGATATCCAGTTATGATAAAAGCGGCAGCAGGTGGCGGCGGAAGAGGAATGAGAATAGCAAGAAGCGAAAAAGAACTTGTTGATGCATTCAGAAGTGCTAAAAATGAAGCTAAAAAAGCTTTTGGTATAGATGATACATTTATTGAAAAGTACATAGAGGGACCAAAACATATTGAAATTCAAGTTTTAGGGGACAAATATGGAAACATAGTTCATCTTTATGAAAGGGATTGTTCTATTCAAAGAAGACATCAAAAAGTAATAGAGTTTACACCAGCATTATCTTTAACTCAAGAAAAAAGAGAAGAGATATGTGCAGATGCATTGAAAATAGCTAAATCAGTTGATTATAGAAGTGCAGGTACTTTAGAATTTTTAGTAGATATGCATGGAAATCATTACTTTATAGAAATGAATCCAAGAGTTCAAGTAGAGCATACTATTACAGAAATGACTACTGGGATAGATATAGTTCAAAGCCAAATCTTAATAGCAGAGGGATTTAGATTGGACTCGGATGAAATAGGAATACATTCCCAAGCAGATGTTAAAACAAGAGGATATGCAATTCAATGTAGAGTAACTACAGAAGATCCTGCAAACAATTTCTCGCCAGACAATGGGAAAATTGATGTTTATAGAAGTGGTGCAGGTTTTGGTATAAGACTTGATGGAGGAAATGGGTTCGCGGGTGCTATAATTACTCCTTATTATGATAGTTTACTTGTTAAGAATACTGCATATTCAAGAACGTTTGAAGATACGATAAGAAAATCTATACGTGCAATTAAAGAGTTAACTATTACAGGAATTAAAACTAATGTAGATTTCTTAATAAATGTATTAAACAATGAACAATTTAGAAAAGGTGAATGTGATACTAACTTTATATCAGATAACCCTCAATTATTTGATATATCACCAAGAACTGATGAAGAATTAAGAGTATTAAAATTTACTGGAGATATAATAGTAAATAAAACTAAAGGAAATAAAAAACAATATGATGTACCTGTCATTCCTCAAATAGAAACTTTAGATGCTTTAAGTGGTACTAAACAAATATTAGATGAGCAAGGTCCAGATGGATTAGTTAAATGGGTTAAAGATCAAAAGAAACTACTACTTACAGATACAACAATGAGAGATGCTCAACAATCTTTAATGGCAACTCGTGTTAGAAGCAGGGATATGATTAATATTGCAAAGGCAACAGCTGCTTATGGAAAAGATTTATTCTCTCTTGAAATGTGGGGAGGAGCTACATTTGATACAGCATATAGATTCTTAAAAGAGTCTCCATGGGAAAGACTTGAAGAGTTAAGAAAGAGAATACCAAATGTTATGTTCCAAATGCTTATTAGAGGTGCAAATGCAGTTGGATATAAGAATTATCCTGATAATGTTATTAGGGAATTCATAAAAGAATCCGCAAATAGTGGAATAGATATGTTTAGAATCTTTGATTCGCTTAACTGGTTAAAGGGAATAGAAACATCATTAGATGAAGTTTTAAAATGTGGTAAAGTAGCAGAAGTTGCTTTATGTTATACAGGTGATATTTTAGATACTAATAGAGATAAATATAATCTTAAATATTATGTAGATAAAGCTAAGGAAATTGAAAAGATGGGAGCACATATTCTTGCTATAAAAGATATGTCAGCATTACTTAAACCTTATGCGGCTAAAAAACTTATAAGTGCATTAAAGGATGAAATTTCAATTCCAATCCATTTACATACGCATGATACTACAGGAAATGGTGTTGCCACAGTATTGATGGCAGCGGATGCAGGTGTTGATATTGTTGATACTACTTTTAATAGTATGTCAGGACTTACAAGCCAACCAGCATTGAATTCGATCGTAGCAGCCCTTGGTAATACTAATAGAGACACAGGTATTGACTTAAGTGGAATTCAAAAGTTATCAGATTATTGGGATGTTGTAAGACCTGTTTATAGTGAATTTGAATCAGACTTAAAATCAGGAAGTGCTGAAATTTATAGATTTGAAATACCAGGTGGTCAATATTCAAACTTAAAGCCACAAGTTGAAAGTTTTGGACTTGGTCATAGATTTAATGATGTTAAGCATATGTATAAAAAAGTAAATGATATGCTTGGAGATATAATAAAAGTTACACCTTCATCAAAAATGGTTGGAGATATGGCTATATTTATGGTTCAAAATGATTTGACTCCTGAAAATATATATGATAAAGCAAAGAACATGGCGTTCCCTGATTCTATAGTTTCATACTTTAAAGGAATGATGGGTCAACCAGAAGGTGGATTCCCTAAGAAGTTGCAAGAAATTGTTTTAAAAGGTGAAGAACCTATAACTGTTAGACCAGGAGAATTATTGGCTCCAGAAGATTTTGATAAGATTGAAAAATACTTAAAAGATAAGTATAAATTTAATCCATGCAAAAAAGATATACTTAGCTATGCATTATACCCAGATGTATTTGAAGAATATATAAAATTTGTTCTAGAATATGGTGATGTAAGCCGTATGGGTAGTGATGTATATTTCCATGGATTATATGAAGGAGAAACTAGTGAAATTGAAGTTGGTGAAGGAAAAACACTTATTGTTCAATTAATTGAAATAGGTAAGCTTGATACCGATGGAAATAGAACTTTAGATTTTGAAATCAATGGGAATAGAAGAGAGATAAAAATAAAAGATAAGACTGAAAGAATTACAACTAATCAAAATGAAGATTCTACCAAAATGGCAGATACTTCAAGTAAATTAGAAGTTGGAGCAAGTATTCCAGGAAATATAATTAAAGTACTTGTATCTGAAGGTCAAGAAGTTAAAGAAGGCGAAAGCTTAGTAGTAATAGAAGCAATGAAGATGGAAACAAATATTGTTGCACATGCAGATGGTATTGTTGATGCTATTTTTGCAAAAGAAGGAGAACAAGTTAAAACTGGTCAATTACTAGTGAAAATGAAGTAA
- a CDS encoding sodium-translocating pyrophosphatase: protein MISYFTFIYGVIIISLVVIAYLVKYTFAQDKGTDDMQKISNYIEEGAMAFIKRQYKTIAALSIVTLIIIVICNYFGNSSKGSGTSLSLSLRIGIAFITGAFCSALSGYIGMYMAVNSNIRAAAGAKKGLNSALQIALRGGAVTGLAVTALSLLGVSSLFLIYGGYSGNDILIKEAPSLIVGFGFGASFVALFAQLGGGIYTKAADVGADLVGKVEAGIPEDDPRNPAVIADLVGDNVGDCAGRGADLFESTAAENIGAMIIGVSLYPVFGWKGIVFPLIARAFGIIASIIGIFTVKVKNDTDDPMKALKSGFCITSLINLIILFFVVKTMLSGTLPDGTKVNYIFLYGCAVVGIFLSYIFVIVTDYYTSINHKPVKNIANSSETGAATNIITGLSVGMQSTALPVIFISLCIFIAYKLSALALPNISNAGFYGTAIATMGMLSTCTYILAMDTFGPITDNAGGITEMSGAPEEIRIITDRLDACGNTTKALTKGYAVGSAALATFLLFSSYLDEVKKILGMPSDSWFAVDIGKPEVFISGFVGVMLVFLFSSTAISAVGKAAQYVILEVRRQFKEIPGIMEGKSKPDYASCVDIVTKGALKEMVLPGILVILTPIIIGVLLGKEAAAGFLMITTIAGVIMALFLNNGGGAWDNAKKLIELGEHGGKNSESHKASVVGDTVGDPFKDTAGPSLHVLIKLVSTLTLVFVALFS from the coding sequence ATGATTTCATATTTCACTTTTATTTATGGTGTTATAATCATTTCACTTGTGGTAATAGCTTACTTAGTCAAATATACATTTGCTCAAGATAAAGGCACTGATGATATGCAAAAAATATCAAATTACATTGAAGAAGGTGCCATGGCATTTATTAAAAGACAATATAAGACCATCGCTGCCTTATCTATTGTAACTTTAATCATAATAGTAATATGTAATTATTTTGGCAATTCATCAAAAGGATCCGGAACTTCCTTATCCTTATCTTTGCGTATAGGAATAGCATTTATAACTGGTGCATTTTGCTCTGCACTATCTGGTTATATTGGAATGTATATGGCTGTAAATTCAAACATAAGAGCTGCTGCTGGAGCAAAAAAAGGCTTAAATAGCGCCCTTCAAATAGCTCTTAGAGGTGGCGCTGTTACTGGACTTGCTGTTACTGCACTTTCTCTTTTAGGTGTCTCATCTCTTTTTCTTATATATGGTGGTTATTCTGGAAACGATATTCTTATAAAAGAAGCCCCTTCTCTTATAGTAGGTTTTGGATTTGGTGCTTCATTTGTTGCATTATTTGCACAACTTGGTGGTGGTATATATACAAAAGCTGCTGATGTAGGCGCAGACCTTGTTGGTAAAGTTGAAGCTGGTATTCCAGAAGATGATCCTAGAAATCCTGCTGTTATTGCAGATCTTGTTGGTGATAACGTTGGTGATTGTGCGGGTAGAGGTGCTGATCTTTTTGAATCTACTGCTGCTGAAAATATAGGTGCTATGATTATTGGAGTTTCACTTTATCCTGTATTTGGATGGAAAGGAATTGTATTTCCTCTTATCGCACGTGCTTTCGGCATTATAGCTTCAATAATTGGAATATTTACTGTTAAAGTAAAAAATGATACTGACGACCCTATGAAAGCCCTAAAAAGTGGTTTTTGCATAACATCTTTAATAAATTTGATAATTTTATTTTTCGTAGTTAAAACCATGTTAAGCGGAACTCTTCCAGATGGAACTAAAGTAAATTATATTTTTTTATACGGATGCGCAGTTGTCGGCATATTCCTCAGCTATATCTTTGTAATAGTTACTGATTATTATACTTCAATAAATCACAAACCAGTAAAAAACATAGCTAATTCTTCCGAAACTGGAGCTGCAACTAACATAATAACTGGGTTATCAGTTGGAATGCAATCCACAGCTTTGCCTGTAATTTTTATATCTTTATGTATATTCATTGCATATAAATTAAGTGCTTTAGCACTACCAAACATATCAAATGCCGGTTTTTATGGTACAGCAATAGCAACTATGGGAATGCTTTCAACTTGCACATATATTCTTGCTATGGATACTTTTGGTCCCATAACTGATAATGCAGGTGGTATCACAGAAATGTCAGGTGCTCCAGAAGAAATTAGAATTATAACTGATAGATTAGATGCTTGTGGTAATACTACTAAAGCTTTAACAAAAGGTTATGCAGTAGGGTCAGCAGCTCTAGCAACTTTCTTATTATTTTCTTCATATTTAGATGAAGTTAAAAAAATACTAGGAATGCCATCAGATTCTTGGTTTGCAGTTGATATTGGTAAACCCGAAGTATTTATTAGTGGATTTGTAGGTGTTATGTTAGTATTTCTATTCAGTTCTACAGCAATAAGTGCTGTTGGAAAAGCCGCTCAATATGTAATATTAGAAGTAAGAAGACAATTCAAAGAAATTCCTGGGATAATGGAAGGTAAGTCTAAACCTGATTATGCCAGCTGTGTTGATATTGTTACTAAAGGAGCTTTAAAAGAAATGGTACTTCCAGGAATACTAGTAATTTTAACTCCTATAATAATTGGAGTACTTTTAGGTAAGGAAGCTGCTGCTGGATTCTTAATGATAACTACAATCGCAGGTGTTATTATGGCTCTATTCCTAAACAACGGTGGTGGTGCCTGGGATAATGCCAAAAAACTTATCGAACTTGGCGAACATGGTGGTAAAAATTCAGAATCACATAAAGCTAGTGTAGTTGGTGATACAGTTGGTGATCCATTTAAAGATACCGCAGGACCATCACTTCACGTACTTATAAAACTTGTTAGTACGTTAACATTAGTATTTGTAGCATTGTTTAGTTAA
- a CDS encoding MurR/RpiR family transcriptional regulator has translation MKNIEKSILDKILCIYKNLYEAEKKIADYVINNKEKVIEMTVSELAIESNVSEATIVRFCKKCGLKGFYDLKINIAKEMVNSKEQSVSNKLDSNNIEQSLQNILANKIEELKHTISMMREDTIKKILDVIKNARIVQFAAVGNTIPVAMDGTYKFNQLGISSVTNTIWETQLAFAYTLTKKDVVIVISNSGSSKKLVTLLDIANERNATTISITNHENSPVANKSTYHINTSTREKLFLDEFSFSRVSAMVVIEVLYLLLTRDKKDSYSWISQHEQSIADGKV, from the coding sequence ATGAAAAATATAGAAAAAAGTATTTTAGATAAAATTCTATGCATATATAAAAATTTATATGAAGCAGAAAAGAAAATTGCTGATTATGTTATAAACAATAAAGAAAAAGTTATCGAAATGACAGTTTCTGAATTAGCTATTGAAAGTAATGTAAGTGAAGCTACTATAGTTAGATTTTGCAAGAAATGTGGATTGAAAGGTTTTTATGATTTAAAGATAAATATTGCCAAGGAGATGGTTAATTCAAAAGAGCAATCAGTATCCAATAAGTTAGACTCTAATAATATAGAACAATCTCTTCAAAATATATTAGCAAATAAAATTGAAGAATTAAAGCATACTATATCAATGATGCGTGAAGATACTATAAAAAAAATATTGGATGTTATAAAGAATGCGAGAATTGTTCAATTTGCAGCAGTAGGAAATACGATACCAGTAGCCATGGATGGAACATATAAATTTAATCAGTTAGGAATATCTTCTGTTACAAATACTATATGGGAAACTCAACTTGCATTTGCATATACATTAACAAAAAAAGATGTAGTTATAGTTATATCTAATTCTGGATCTTCAAAGAAGCTTGTAACTTTGTTGGATATTGCAAATGAAAGGAACGCGACAACAATTTCTATAACTAACCATGAAAATTCTCCAGTAGCGAATAAAAGCACATATCATATAAATACATCGACAAGAGAAAAATTATTTTTAGATGAATTTAGTTTTTCCAGGGTATCTGCTATGGTTGTTATAGAAGTTCTGTATTTACTTTTAACAAGAGATAAAAAAGATTCATATAGTTGGATTAGCCAGCATGAACAGTCGATAGCGGATGGTAAGGTTTAA
- a CDS encoding pyridoxal-phosphate-dependent aminotransferase family protein — protein sequence MNNKFVYAPGPTDVRENVRLERAKVTTNPDVDEEFVEFYKCTCEKIGKIINTNNSIYILSGEGILGLEAACASITESGDRVLVIDNGIYGRGFKDFVEMYGGEAIYFSGNYDNEINVDELSRFLEKDHNFKYATIVHCDTPTGVLNDLSKICVLLNTYGVLTVVDSVSAMGGEEIRVDDWKIDIALGGSQKAFSAPTGLTFVSVSEKAKKAMENRKSPVRGFYCNLNIWKNYYKDKWFPYTIPISDVMGLDRAVQNILDEGVENVLSRHEKIADATRNAINEYGLELFLDGGYSNTVTALKVPENIGALKLKDHMLKKYNTLIITSLEPYNDIILRIGHMGENARLEKITYALNVIDNGLKDLGFKSDKELVTLFNKYLKD from the coding sequence ATGAATAATAAATTTGTTTATGCACCGGGGCCAACTGATGTAAGAGAAAATGTAAGGCTAGAAAGAGCAAAAGTTACAACTAATCCAGATGTTGATGAAGAGTTTGTTGAGTTTTATAAGTGTACCTGTGAAAAAATAGGTAAAATTATAAATACCAATAATTCTATTTACATATTGAGTGGAGAAGGAATTTTAGGACTTGAAGCAGCTTGTGCATCGATTACTGAATCCGGTGATAGAGTTCTTGTAATAGATAATGGAATCTATGGAAGAGGATTTAAGGATTTTGTGGAGATGTATGGAGGTGAGGCAATATATTTCTCGGGAAATTATGATAATGAAATAAATGTGGATGAATTAAGTAGATTTTTAGAAAAAGATCATAATTTTAAATATGCAACAATAGTACATTGTGATACACCGACAGGAGTATTAAATGATTTATCTAAAATATGTGTTTTATTAAATACATATGGAGTTTTAACAGTGGTAGATTCAGTTTCAGCCATGGGTGGAGAAGAAATAAGAGTTGATGATTGGAAGATTGATATAGCGCTAGGTGGATCTCAAAAAGCTTTTTCAGCACCCACAGGATTAACTTTTGTTAGTGTCAGTGAAAAGGCTAAAAAAGCAATGGAGAATAGAAAAAGTCCTGTAAGGGGATTTTATTGCAATCTTAATATTTGGAAAAATTATTATAAAGACAAATGGTTTCCGTATACAATTCCAATAAGTGATGTTATGGGATTGGACAGAGCAGTTCAAAACATTTTAGATGAAGGAGTAGAGAATGTACTTAGTAGGCATGAAAAAATAGCTGATGCAACAAGAAATGCTATAAATGAGTATGGATTAGAGTTGTTTTTGGATGGTGGATATTCAAATACGGTAACTGCGCTTAAAGTACCAGAGAACATAGGTGCTTTAAAGCTTAAAGATCATATGTTAAAAAAATATAACACTTTAATTATAACATCGTTAGAACCGTATAATGATATTATACTTAGAATAGGACATATGGGAGAAAATGCTCGATTAGAGAAAATAACATATGCATTAAATGTAATTGATAATGGATTAAAGGATTTAGGGTTTAAATCTGATAAGGAATTAGTTACTTTATTTAATAAGTATTTAAAAGATTAA
- a CDS encoding ECF transporter S component produces MEFNRNKSKFTTKDMVQTALLTALVFVSTSFINIKLPILSSGGLVHLGNVMLFIAAIIFGKQKGAIAGAVGMGLFDLSSGWALWAPFTFIIRGVMGYIVGSIAWSKGKNGSNFMINLLAILVSAIWMIAGYYISEIILYGNWVAPMASVPGNITQLVVGAVIGLPITEVIRKYIKYI; encoded by the coding sequence GTGGAGTTTAATAGAAACAAAAGTAAATTTACAACAAAAGATATGGTACAAACTGCATTGTTAACAGCATTAGTATTTGTATCGACTTCGTTTATTAACATTAAGTTACCTATATTATCTAGTGGAGGCTTAGTTCATTTAGGAAATGTAATGTTATTTATTGCAGCTATTATTTTTGGAAAACAAAAAGGTGCTATAGCAGGAGCGGTAGGTATGGGACTTTTTGATTTATCATCAGGTTGGGCACTGTGGGCTCCATTTACGTTTATTATAAGAGGGGTTATGGGATATATAGTAGGATCTATTGCATGGAGTAAAGGAAAGAATGGATCTAACTTTATGATTAATCTATTAGCTATACTTGTATCGGCAATATGGATGATAGCGGGATATTATATTTCAGAAATAATTCTTTATGGCAACTGGGTTGCACCAATGGCGTCCGTACCAGGCAATATTACACAGCTTGTGGTAGGAGCAGTTATAGGATTACCAATTACAGAAGTTATCAGAAAATATATTAAATACATCTAG